The Anolis carolinensis isolate JA03-04 chromosome 2, rAnoCar3.1.pri, whole genome shotgun sequence genome has a window encoding:
- the nop16 gene encoding nucleolar protein 16 isoform X1 encodes MPKAKQKQRRRKFNYNINRKKLNKAARKKAAPRIKCSQIRHAWDRSKTVSQNLAEMGLAVDPNKAVPIRKAMKMDVDDQETKTKIVRKPYVINELEYEASLPEKKSETLSKDLIDYVQHMIRNYGENFKKMARDEKNYYQDTPKQIKRKINVYKRFYPEEYQAFIDSLKQEKMDEQ; translated from the exons ATGCCGAAAGCCAAGCAGAAGCAGCGGCGGCGCAAGTTTAACTATAACATCAACCGCAAGAAGTTGAACAAAGCTGCTCGGAAGAAAGCGGCCCCCCGGATAAAATG TTCCCAAATCCGTCATGCCTGGGATCGGTCCAAAACTGTATCGCAGAACTTGGCTGAAATGGGCTTGGCTGTTGACCCAAACAAGGCTGTTCCCATTCGAAAG GCGATGAAAATGGATGTGGATGACCAagaaacaaagacaaaaataGTGCGAAAGCCATATGTAATAAATG AGTTGGAATATGAGGCCAGTCTTCCTGAGAAGAAGTCAGAGACCCTCTCCAAAGATCTTATTGATTATGTCCAGCACATGATCCGGAATTATGGTGAAAACTTCAAG AAAATGGCTCGTGATGAGAAAAACTATTACCAGGACACACCAAAACAAATAAAGAGGAAGATCAATGTGTACAAACGCTTCTATCCTGAGGAGTACCAAGCATTCATTGATTCTCTAAAACAGGAGAAGATGGATGAGCAGTGA
- the nop16 gene encoding nucleolar protein 16 isoform X2 codes for MPKAKQKQRRRKFNYNINRKKLNKAARKKAAPRIKCSQIRHAWDRSKTVSQNLAEMGLAVDPNKAVPIRKAMKMDVDDQETKTKIVRKPYVINELEYEASLPEKKSETLSKDLIDYVQHMIRNYGENFKGNI; via the exons ATGCCGAAAGCCAAGCAGAAGCAGCGGCGGCGCAAGTTTAACTATAACATCAACCGCAAGAAGTTGAACAAAGCTGCTCGGAAGAAAGCGGCCCCCCGGATAAAATG TTCCCAAATCCGTCATGCCTGGGATCGGTCCAAAACTGTATCGCAGAACTTGGCTGAAATGGGCTTGGCTGTTGACCCAAACAAGGCTGTTCCCATTCGAAAG GCGATGAAAATGGATGTGGATGACCAagaaacaaagacaaaaataGTGCGAAAGCCATATGTAATAAATG AGTTGGAATATGAGGCCAGTCTTCCTGAGAAGAAGTCAGAGACCCTCTCCAAAGATCTTATTGATTATGTCCAGCACATGATCCGGAATTATGGTGAAAACTTCAAG GGAAATATCTGA
- the arl10 gene encoding ADP-ribosylation factor-like protein 10 isoform X2, with product MAPSATLRHLGLALGAAVAALGSLLFIAWKVYFRDANDSCIGWRARWEQQLGAELQREKAASQDEEEPHSCEYQVLVLGLDGAGKSSIIHYVCNTEAQKDIAPTQGFNSVQLQANGLQLDLLEVGGSQNLRFYWNHYLSKAHVLVFVVDSADGSRLPIAQQELHCLLSEDSQLPLIVLANKQGLAARMTMETEPTVWWKYCRGRQSGSLEKQVLEES from the exons ATGGCTCCCTCGGCCACCCTGAGGCACCTGGGCTTGGCGCTGGGGGCAGCGGTGGCGGCGCTGGGCTCGCTCCTCTTCAtcgcctggaaggtctacttccgAGACGCCAACGACAGCTGCATCGGGTGGAGGGCGCGCTGGGAGCAGCAGCTGGGAGCCGAGCTGCAGCGGGAGAAGGCGGCTTCCCAGGACGAGGAAGAG CCACATTCATGTGAATATCAGGTTTTGGTTCTCGGTTTGGACGGAGCTGGAAAGAGCAGCATTATCCATTACGTCTGCAATACAGAAGCTCAGAAAGACATAGCACCCACGCAGGGCTTCAACTCAGTGCAACTGCAAGCCAATGGGCTCCAGCTGGACCTCCTAGAGG TTGGCGGCAGCCAGAATCTACGCTTCTACTGGAACCACTACCTGAGCAAAGCCCATGTTCTGGTATTTGTAGTGGACTCGGCAGATGGCTCTCGCCTTCCTATCGCCCAGCAGGAGCTCCACTGCCTGCTATCTGAGGACTCTCAGTTACCTTTGATAGTGTTGGCTAACAAACAG GGTCTTGCTGCCCGTATGACCATGGAAACTGAACCTACAGTTTGGTGGAAATATTGCCGAGGTAGACAGAGTGGCTCACTGGAAAAACAAGTCTTGGAAGAGAGCTAA
- the arl10 gene encoding ADP-ribosylation factor-like protein 10 isoform X1, with amino-acid sequence MAPSATLRHLGLALGAAVAALGSLLFIAWKVYFRDANDSCIGWRARWEQQLGAELQREKAASQDEEEPHSCEYQVLVLGLDGAGKSSIIHYVCNTEAQKDIAPTQGFNSVQLQANGLQLDLLEVGGSQNLRFYWNHYLSKAHVLVFVVDSADGSRLPIAQQELHCLLSEDSQLPLIVLANKQDKSDALSVTELKKELGLHTLNSQREFFLLPTSATHAGLDTANSVLHLKNLLIKLLAQT; translated from the exons ATGGCTCCCTCGGCCACCCTGAGGCACCTGGGCTTGGCGCTGGGGGCAGCGGTGGCGGCGCTGGGCTCGCTCCTCTTCAtcgcctggaaggtctacttccgAGACGCCAACGACAGCTGCATCGGGTGGAGGGCGCGCTGGGAGCAGCAGCTGGGAGCCGAGCTGCAGCGGGAGAAGGCGGCTTCCCAGGACGAGGAAGAG CCACATTCATGTGAATATCAGGTTTTGGTTCTCGGTTTGGACGGAGCTGGAAAGAGCAGCATTATCCATTACGTCTGCAATACAGAAGCTCAGAAAGACATAGCACCCACGCAGGGCTTCAACTCAGTGCAACTGCAAGCCAATGGGCTCCAGCTGGACCTCCTAGAGG TTGGCGGCAGCCAGAATCTACGCTTCTACTGGAACCACTACCTGAGCAAAGCCCATGTTCTGGTATTTGTAGTGGACTCGGCAGATGGCTCTCGCCTTCCTATCGCCCAGCAGGAGCTCCACTGCCTGCTATCTGAGGACTCTCAGTTACCTTTGATAGTGTTGGCTAACAAACAG GACAAGAGTGATGCACTGAGTGTGACAGAATTAAAGAAGGAGCTGGGCTTGCACACGTTGAACAGTCAACGGGAATTCTTTCTGCTGCCCACAAGTGCCACCCATGCTGGCTTGGATACAGCAAACAGTGTTCTCCATCTGAAAAACCTACTGATCAAGCTTCTTGCCCAGACCTGA
- the kiaa1191 gene encoding putative monooxygenase p33MONOX has translation MASRRTDVPAIEHGSGSLLGKMSQPIGMSRRAFSYDDALEDTAPMTPPPSNMSSNILWKEPVIPDRKYEELSKVEEEEISMHASAIVPSSSTETVSKVPVVKAKATHIIMNSLITKQTQESIQRFEQQAGLRDAGYTPHKGLTAEETKYHRVAESFHNLKMQSGDMAKEDKQTSSAQSTPSSTPQSSPKRTYRGWFSQGTSNSITGPDLASMDSSGGDGDKIPSEKWSLFGPRTLQRSTTSTGGFTIQAYKGAQKPSPMELMRAQATRMAEDSATFKPPKMDIPAMEEKRRSPRSHNLKPRDMNVLTPTGF, from the exons ATGGCTTCACGACGAACAGATGTTCCTG CTATTGAGCATGGCTCTGGAAGCCTCCTAGGAAAGATGTCCCAGCCAATTGGAATGAGCCGCCGGGCATTCAGTTATGATGATGCCCTGGAGGATACAGCACCAATGACTCCTCCTCCTTCAAATATGTCCTCCAATATCCTATGGAAAGAACCAGTCATTCCAGACCGCAAATATGAGGAGCTTTCCAAG GTTGAGGAAGAGGAAATTAGCATGCATGCATCTGCCATAGTCCCATCATCTTCTACTGAGACTGTGAGCAAGGTTCCAGTAGTGAAGGCCAAAGCCACCCACATCATCATGAATTCTCTCATTACAA AACAAACTCAGGAGAGCATTCAGCGCTTTGAGCAGCAGGCAGGGCTGAGAGATGCCGGATACACTCCTCACAAGGGCCTCACTGCAGAGGAGACAAAATACCATCGTGTGGCTGAGTCGTTCCAT AACCTAAAGATGCAAAGTGGAGACATGGCAAAAGAAGATAAACAGACCTCTTCTGCTCAATCCACTCCAAGCAGCACTCCGCAATCCTCTCCCAAGCGCACCTACAG GGGCTGGTTTAGTCAGGGAACCTCCAATTCCATCACTGGCCCTGATCTTGCCTCAATGGACTCCAGCGGTGGGGATGGCGATAAAATACCATCGGAAAAATGGAGCCTCTTTGGACCAAGGACTCTTCAGAGATCCACTACTAGCACAG GGGGCTTTACCATCCAGGCCTATAAAGGTGCCCAGAAGCCATCTCCAATGGAACTTATGCGTGCCCAGGCCACTCGGATGGCAGAGGATTCTGCAACGTTTAAGCCCCCCAAGATGGACATTCCTGCTATGGAAGAAAAGAGGCGGTCCCCACGTTCTCATAACCTCAAGCCTCGGGACATGAATGTGCTCACTCCAACTGGGTTCTAG